The following coding sequences lie in one Panicum virgatum strain AP13 chromosome 6N, P.virgatum_v5, whole genome shotgun sequence genomic window:
- the LOC120677850 gene encoding zinc finger MYM-type protein 1-like, with amino-acid sequence MNQKTNVGRKLVQISKEEEKCYEIQLTASLGVARFLIMQGDAFRGHDESSTSLNKGTYREMIDWYKDKVEIVKEVYEKCSKNCQMLSPDIQKDLTKACAEEVTSVIIDEIRGKKFSVLIDESRDVSIKEQMTVILRFVNDEGKAMERFLGLQHVQSCTAIALKEGLVRMLSSHNLSISMLRGQGYDGASNMRGEFNGVQKLIRDENPYAFYGHCFAHQLQLVVVNVSTSSADIADFFNYVPLIVNNVGASCMRKDTLLAKHHDVLLEKIKNGEIMTGRGLN; translated from the exons ATGAACCAAAAGACAAATGTGGGTAGAAAATTAGTTCAAATTAGCAAGGAGGAAGAAAAGTGTTATGAGATTCAATTGACAGCTTCCTTAGGTGTTGCAAGATTTCTCATAATGCAAGGGGATGCTTTCCGTGGACATGATGAGTCTTCTACTTCCCTTAACAAGGGTACATACAGAGAAATGATTGATTGGTACAAAGATAAGGTTGAGATAGTGAAGGAGGTATATGAAAAATGTTCTAAAAATTGCCAAATGTTATCTCCTGATATACAGAAGGATCTTACAAAAGCTTGTGCAGAAGAAGTCACGAGTGTCATCATAGATGAGATTCGGGGTAAAAAATTCTCAGTGCTTATTGATGAGTCTCGAGATGTATCAATAAAGGAGCAAATGACAGTGATTCTAAG GTTTGTGAATGATGAAGGGAAAGCGATGGAGAGATTTCTTGGACTTCAGCATGTTCAGAGTTGCACAGCTATTGCATTGAAAGAAGGTTTGGTCCGTATGCTTTCAAGTCATAATTTGTCAATCTCTATGCTTCGTGGGCAAGGGTATGATGGAGCTTCTAATATGAGAGGTGAATTTAATGGGGTGCAGAAGTTGATTCGTGATGAGAATCCTTATGCTTTCTATGGGCATTGTTTTGCCCATCAATTGCAACTAGTGGTTGTTAATGTTTCAACATCTAGTGCAGATATTGCAGATTTCTTTAACTATGTTCCTTTAATAGTCAACAATGTGGGTGCATCTTGTATGAGAAAGGATACTTTACTTGCAAAGCATCATGATGTGTTGCTAGAAAAGATTAAGAATGGTGAGATTATGACCGGAAGAGGTTTAAACTAG